In Carya illinoinensis cultivar Pawnee chromosome 16, C.illinoinensisPawnee_v1, whole genome shotgun sequence, a single window of DNA contains:
- the LOC122298429 gene encoding putative receptor protein kinase ZmPK1 codes for MTFWTVSAYLSYSASPSSFHSMKFMGPLILFKLFSAFLALATSTKSEGLSLSSENPEDVLTSPNGVFSAGFYSVGDNAYCFAIWFASRPSTSQDRTVVWMANRDQPVNGRKSKLSLLRTGNLILTDAGKFTVWETNTISMSSLELVLNDAGNLVLRTLEGESLWESFHFPTDTLLPLQLLTRKTQLVSSRSQTNYSSGSYKLLFDIDNILCLFYDGAKFSSSYWPPPWFSRAQTGRFAFNSSRTAFLDSLGYFSSSDKFTFSSADYGQLLHRRLTLDYDGNLRLYSLDEEGEKWVVSWQVFQVPCTIHGVCGANSICSYVLGVGRNCSCLPGYKMINHTDWSHGCEPELDLSFGENDGFLQLSHLDFYGYDYNNNPDNYTLDRCKKLCLESAECKAITYTFETTRGFSKCYAKIQLMNGFRSPDFEGSFYLRVPENNHPSNANLVKEIGLNCSSEGPLLLERVYLNNQVNGTVKFMLWFVCALGGLEIVGIFLVWCHFIRTPKSSSADKQGYLLAITGFRKFTYLELKKATKGFTEEIGRGAGGIVYKGVLADNRVAAIKQLYEANQGEDVFLAEVSIIGKLNHMNLIEMWGYCAEGKHRLLVSEYMEHGSLADNLSSNSLDWKRMFEIALGTAKGLSYLHDECLEWVLHCDVKPENIFLDSNYQPKVADFGLSKLQSRGENDKSSFSRMRGTRGYMAPEWVFNLPITSKVDVYSYGIVVLEMVTGKDAAKGVQVIDSGGEPQHKRLVSWVREKKNRVASTKSWLEEIIDPRLKGKYDIGQMKTLIGVALQCVEEEKDARPSMRQVVEMLLAQENDHQ; via the coding sequence ATGACCTTCTGGACGGTCTCTGCGTATCTTTCCTACTCGGCCTCTCCTTCTAGCTTTCATTCCATGAAGTTCATGGGCCCACTGATCTTGTTCAAGCTCTTCTCGGCATTTTTAGCTCTGGCAACATCCACAAAGAGCGAAGGTTTGTCTCTCTCCAGCGAGAACCCGGAAGATGTTTTGACTTCGCCGAATGGAGTGTTCTCCGCTGGATTTTACTCCGTCGGTGACAATGCTTATTGCTTTGCAATATGGTTCGCCTCCCGACCCTCAACGAGTCAGGACCGCACGGTTGTCTGGATGGCCAACCGAGACCAACCGGTTAACGGAAGGAAATCGAAGCTCTCCCTGCTCAGAACTGGTAATCTTATCTTAACCGACGCCGGTAAGTTTACCGTCTGGGAGACAAACACTATTTCTATGTCGTCTTTAGAATTAGTTCTTAACGATGCTGGTAATCTTGTTCTACGAACTTTGGAAGGTGAAAGTTTGTGGGAAAGCTTCCACTTTCCCACAGATACCTTGCTTCCCCTGCAATTACTAACTAGAAAGACACAGCTTGTCTCCTCGAGAAGCCAGACCAACTATTCCTCTGGCTCCTACAAGCTTCTTTTCGATATTGATAACATCCTCTGCCTTTTTTATGATGGGGCTAAGTTTTCCAGTAGCTACTGGCCTCCACCATGGTTTTCGAGGGCGCAAACCGGAAGGTTCGCGTTCAACAGCAGTAGAACGGCATTTCTCGATTCCTTAGGCTACTTTAGTTCTTCCGATAAATTTACGTTTTCGTCAGCCGACTATGGGCAATTGCTCCACAGAAGATTGACACTTGATTACGATGGTAATCTTCGATTGTACAGTTTGGACGAGGAGGGCGAGAAGTGGGTTGTTTCGTGGCAGGTCTTTCAGGTTCCTTGTACTATTCATGGTGTTTGTGGAGCTAACAGTATATGCAGCTATGTTCTTGGTGTTGGCAGAAATTGCTCGTGCCTTCCAGGGTATAAGATGATAAATCATACCGATTGGTCTCATGGGTGTGAACCCGAATTGGATCTCTCTTTCGGGGAAAACGATGGTTTTTTGCAGCTATCCCATCTTGATTTCTATGGTTATGATTATAATAACAACCCTGATAATTATACACTCGATAGATGCAAGAAGTTATGCTTGGAATCGGCCGAGTGCAAGGCAATCACATACACCTTTGAGACGACTCGTGGTTTTTCAAAATGTTACGCCAAGATTCAATTGATGAATGGATTTCGATCGCCTGATTTTGAAGGAAGCTTCTATCTGAGAGTGCCGGAAAATAATCACCCCTCGAACGCCAATCTTGTAAAAGAAATCGGTTTAAATTGTTCAAGTGAAGGTCCCTTGCTACTGGAAAGAGTATACTTAAACAACCAGGTAAACGGGACCGTGAAATTCATGCTCTGGTTTGTATGTGCATTAGGAGGACTAGAAATTGTGGGTATCTTTTTGGTGTGGTGTCACTTCATTAGAACCCCCAAAAGTTCTAGTGCAGACAAGCAAGGCTATCTTCTTGCCATCACTGGATTCAGAAAATTTACATATTTGGAGCTCAAGAAGGCTACAAAGGGTTTCACTGAGGAGATAGGAAGAGGTGCAGGAGGGATTGTGTACAAAGGGGTGTTGGCAGACAATCGGGTTGCGGCAATCAAGCAACTCTACGAAGCTAACCAAGGAGAAGATGTATTTCTAGCAGAAGTGAGCATTATTGGTAAGCTTAACCACATGAACTTGATAGAAATGTGGGGTTATTGTGCCGAGGGAAAGCACAGGCTTTTGGTGTCTGAGTACATGGAGCATGGTTCATTGGCAGACAACCTCTCTTCTAATTCACTTGATTGGAAGAGAATGTTTGAAATCGCTTTGGGCACTGCAAAAGGACTGTCTTATTTGCATGATGAGTGTTTGGAGTGGGTTTTACACTGCGATGTAAAACCTGAAAACATATTCCTAGACTCTAATTATCAACCAAAGGTGGCAGATTTTGGGCtgtccaaactacaaagcaGAGGAGAAAACGACAAATCAAGTTTCTCGAGGATGAGAGGAACCCGGGGATATATGGCTCCGGAGTGGGTATTCAATCTGCCCATCACCTCGAAAGTAGATGTTTATAGCTACGGGATTGTTGTGTTGGAGATGGTGACAGGAAAGGATGCAGCAAAGGGTGTCCAGGTCATAGACAGTGGAGGGGAGCCACAACACAAAAGGCTTGTGTCGTGGGTGAGGGAAAAGAAGAATAGGGTGGCTTCAACTAAGTCCTGGCTTGAAGAGATCATAGACCCAAGGTTGAAAGGTAAATACGACATAGGACAGATGAAAACTCTGATTGGGGTTGCTTTGCAATGTGtggaggaagaaaaagatgcaAGACCCAGCATGAGACAAGTAGTTGAGATGCTTTTAGCCCAAGAAAATGATCACCAGTGA
- the LOC122298740 gene encoding G-type lectin S-receptor-like serine/threonine-protein kinase At1g34300, whose amino-acid sequence MEHVLLADNLTSNSLDWKKRIEIALATAKGLSYLHEECLECVLRCNVKLENIFLDSNYEPKVADFGLSLLQSRGEPNNPSFSRMRGTCKYMAPEWVFNVPITSKVDVYSYGIVVLEMVTRKDAAKGVHDIDSGQQTQHKGLVLWVREKKNRVAFTKSWLEEIIEPSLKGKYDI is encoded by the coding sequence ATGGAGCACGTTTTATTGGCAGACAACCTCACTTCCAATTCACTTGACTGGAAGAAAAGGATTGAAATTGCTTTGGCCACTGCAAAAGGCCTATCTTATTTGCATGAAGAGTGCTTGGAGTGTGTTTTACGCTGCAATGTAAAACTTGAAAACATATTCCTAGACTCTAATTATGAACCAAAGGTTGCAGATTTTGGCCTGTCCTTATTACAAAGCAGAGGAGAACCCAACAATCCGAGTTTCTCGAGGATGAGAGGAACCTGTAAATACATGGCTCCGGAGTGGGTATTTAATGTGCCCATCACCTCCAAAGTAGATGTTTATAGCTACGGGATTGTTGTGTTGGAGATGGTGACCAGAAAAGATGCAGCAAAGGGTGTTCATGACATAGACAGTGGACAGCAGACACAGCACAAAGGGCTTGTTTTGTGGGTGAGGGAAAAGAAGAATAGGGTGGCTTTTACTAAGTCCTGGCTTGAAGAGATCATAGAGCCAAGCTTAAAAGGCAAATATGACATATGA